One genomic region from Xenopus laevis strain J_2021 chromosome 2L, Xenopus_laevis_v10.1, whole genome shotgun sequence encodes:
- the LOC121399992 gene encoding uncharacterized protein LOC121399992 encodes MAEFLAKGFLEGFRIPVLEVPTPSEVYKNLKSASQHEEALKQKLEKELKAGRMAGPFEEVPIKDLVVSPLGIVPKKEPGKFRMIQHLSYPEGASVNDALDKEQCSVQYQSFEKALEIVKMQGEGALMAKVDIESAFRLLPLHPDSFKLTGCYFQGVFYVDMCLPMGCGISCSFFEAFSTFLHWLLYKRSGSSAIAHYLDDFLIVGPRYGDNCQKTLVIFLQLLKDLGVPVAEEKTVLPTTILTFLGIEIDSEARVCRLPKDKVDRTTQAVKRTITAGKVTLKDMQKLLGLLNFACRVIPMGRIFNRRLEKSMAGIKKSFHKIRITKELREDLKVWDKFLTNFNGIRIWIEEARLSQELQFLTDASGSIGFGAYFGGKWSAGRWPRSWQVKGLTRNLTLLELFPILVALELWAEGLANKAIRFLSDNMGVVHAVNNLSSDSPPVIRLLRQLVLICLKFNISFKAQHVPGVENTLADALSREKWELFFKLAPKAEKTAHVCPGHLWQLVNPY; translated from the coding sequence ATGGCAGAATTTTTAGCCAAGGGTTTTTTGGAAGGTTTTAGAATACCAGTGTTGGAGGTTCCAACTCCCAGTGAGGtttacaaaaatttaaaatcGGCTAGTCAGCATGAAGAAGCGTTAAAGCAGAAACTGGAGAAGGAATTGAAGGCAGGTAGGATGGCGGGACCATTTGAGGAAGTTCCTATAAAGGATTTGGTGGTTTCTCCATTGGGTATTGTACCCAAAAAAGAACCAGGGAAGTTTAGGATGATTCAGCACTTGTCATATCCAGAAGGGGCATCAGTAAATGATGCGTTAGACAAGGAGCAATGTTCTGTTCAGTACCAGTCTTTTGAGAAAGCATTAGAGATAGTTAAGATGCAAGGAGAGGGGGCTTTGATGGCAAAGGTTGATATAGAGTCGGCGTTTAGGCTCTTGCCATTGCATCCTGATAGTTTTAAGTTGACAGGTTGTTATTTTCAAGGAGTTTTTTATGTGGATATGTGTCTCCCTATGGGGTGTGGGATATCTTGTTCATTTTTTGAGGCTTTTAGCACATTTTTGCATTGGTTATTGTACAAACGGTCAGGGAGTTCTGCTATAGCTCattatttggatgattttttgattGTTGGGCCTAGATATGGGGATAACTGTCAGAAGACGTTGGTAATATTTTTACAATTGCTGAAAGATTTGGGTGTGCCAGTAGCGGAAGAAAAGACAGTTTTACCAACAACAATATTGACTTTCTTGGGAATTGAAATAGATTCGGAGGCAAGGGTATGTAGGTTGCCGAAAGATAAGGTGGATAGGACAACGCAGGCAGTCAAAAGAACAATAACAGCAGGGAAGGTAACTTTGAAAGACATGCAGAAATTGTTGGGTTTGCTGAACTTTGCATGTAGAGTAATTCCCATGGGTAGGATTTTTAATAGGAGATTAGAAAAATCTATGGCAGGGATAAAGAAGTCGTTTCATAAAATCAGAATCACAAAGGAATTAAGAGAGGATTTGAAGGTGTGGGACAAGTTTCTGACAAATTTCAACGGAATAAGAATATGGATTGAGGAGGCTAGGCTTAGCCAAGAATTGCAATTTCTCACTGATGCATCAGGGAGCATTGGTTTTGGGGCCTACTTTGGAGGAAAATGGAGCGCTGGTAGGTGGCCAAGGTCATGGCAGGTGAAGGGGTTAACGAGGAACTTGACACTGTTAGAGCTTTTTCCTATTTTGGTAGCACTGGAATTGTGGGCGGAAGGTTTGGCAAATAAAGCAATAAGGTTTTTGTCAGACAATATGGGAGTGGTTCATGCAGTGAATAATTTGTCATCTGATTCACCTCCAGTAATTAGGTTACTCAGGCAGCTGGTGCTAATTTGCTTGAAGTTTAACATATCATTCAAAGCACAGCATGTGCCAGGTGTGGAAAACACATTAGCAGACGCTTTGTCAAGGGAGAAATGGGAGCTTTTCTTTAAACTGGCCCCTAAGGCAGAAAAAACGGCTCATGTGTGTCCTGGTCATTTGTGGCAGCTGGTGAACCCATATTAG